A genomic segment from Flammeovirga pectinis encodes:
- a CDS encoding sulfatase produces MNRLLITILFCSFVFVHDNYAQKKKDKPNILFIMCDDLNDYQGVFGGHPQAKTPNIDKLAESGTRFLNAQSNIPVCQPSRNSLFTGVYPSASSDFGWIPHFKQKVLKHNKTFVQVLKENGYYTLASGKLMHANEKEVWNEWGLDIKHNYGPFYYNGDKLTAHPSVPAPFNKIGPIDGSYGRISEMPNHNGERGVPGLVEGWNMKPVKYNSDSDRDLLYDEKHAEWAVNKFKELANKKNDKPFFMGVGFVRPHTPLHAPDKYFDMFPLDELELDKWVADDTEDIFYQEIFGTKGKGSRYYRELLASYAGDRELALKTFLQAYLACVAFVDDQIGTVLEGLETSGLADNTIVIFTSDHGWQMGEKELLFKNTVYEEATRVPYIIRDPKVKKNQVVSHPVSLIDLYPTVLDFAGIEASNLKAEGGAELGGYSVIPFLENPNTMKWEGPEGALSVKGVWGATSKNFTVNEQNYSYRTEKWRYIHYTDGKEELYNHDADPYEWKNIASDKKYAKVKSDLKAQMEKIIKVKFNDIVN; encoded by the coding sequence ATGAATAGATTACTTATTACTATCCTTTTTTGTTCCTTTGTTTTTGTTCATGATAACTATGCTCAAAAAAAGAAAGACAAACCAAATATCCTTTTTATAATGTGTGATGATCTAAATGATTATCAAGGAGTATTTGGTGGACATCCACAAGCTAAAACACCTAACATTGATAAATTGGCTGAATCAGGTACTCGTTTTCTTAACGCACAATCTAATATTCCTGTTTGTCAACCTTCTAGAAATAGTTTATTTACCGGTGTATATCCTTCAGCATCATCTGATTTTGGTTGGATACCTCATTTCAAACAGAAAGTATTAAAGCACAATAAAACGTTTGTTCAGGTCTTAAAGGAAAATGGTTATTATACATTGGCTTCTGGTAAATTAATGCATGCTAATGAAAAAGAAGTCTGGAATGAATGGGGACTTGATATTAAACATAATTATGGACCATTTTATTATAATGGCGATAAATTAACTGCACATCCATCAGTACCTGCTCCATTTAATAAAATTGGACCAATTGATGGATCGTATGGTAGAATTTCTGAAATGCCTAATCATAATGGAGAAAGAGGTGTTCCTGGTTTAGTTGAAGGGTGGAACATGAAACCTGTTAAATACAACTCTGACAGTGATAGAGATTTATTATATGATGAAAAGCATGCTGAATGGGCAGTCAATAAATTTAAAGAATTAGCAAATAAGAAGAACGATAAACCGTTTTTTATGGGTGTTGGTTTTGTAAGACCTCATACGCCTCTACATGCCCCTGATAAATACTTTGATATGTTTCCTTTAGACGAATTAGAATTGGATAAATGGGTTGCAGACGATACAGAAGATATATTCTATCAAGAAATTTTTGGTACAAAAGGAAAAGGATCTAGATATTATAGAGAATTATTAGCATCGTATGCTGGTGATAGAGAATTGGCTTTAAAAACATTTTTACAAGCATATTTAGCATGTGTAGCTTTTGTTGATGATCAAATTGGTACTGTTCTAGAAGGTTTAGAAACTTCTGGCTTGGCAGACAATACTATTGTTATTTTCACTTCAGACCATGGGTGGCAAATGGGAGAAAAGGAGCTTCTATTTAAAAATACGGTTTACGAAGAAGCAACAAGAGTTCCTTACATTATTAGAGATCCTAAAGTGAAGAAAAATCAAGTGGTATCACACCCTGTAAGTTTAATAGATCTTTACCCAACTGTTTTAGATTTTGCAGGTATTGAAGCATCTAATTTGAAAGCAGAAGGCGGTGCAGAATTAGGAGGATATAGTGTTATACCTTTCTTAGAAAATCCTAATACAATGAAATGGGAAGGACCTGAAGGAGCTTTAAGCGTGAAAGGTGTTTGGGGAGCTACATCAAAAAACTTTACAGTAAATGAGCAAAACTATTCTTATAGAACAGAAAAGTGGAGGTACATTCATTATACCGATGGAAAAGAAGAATTATACAATCATGATGCTGATCCATATGAATGGAAAAATATAGCATCTGATAAGAAATATGCTAAAGTTAAATCTGATTTAAAAGCGCAGATGGAAAAAATTATTAAAGTAAAATTTAATGATATTGTAAATTAG
- a CDS encoding helix-turn-helix transcriptional regulator produces MIILEGDEKNAFNFFSQLQQQYGGTWDGEELLIDNEDFGFVNSVSYSFLGNINIGVTSLNLKKGFIYNNKNGQDADFIGIRIGFTGKFEAENSLNHANRECIYIYNGNQEFSIKSEKDSPLKWVFIRFPKDKFHLLADDSDTVITKLMDNKMPWFYYSSLLPEINVLVNDIFNVMHQKDIRRGIFLGKAIEILTMFKRVLETNNQKHIAFNIHPSDIKEMVTLKDHLLIDYAVQPNLKTLSEDVGMSLSKLHRTFKKVYGMPILQFFNKHRIEEADRLIRNTDRSFVDISDALGYTHLSHMSRTYKKHFGYSPSDVKKV; encoded by the coding sequence ATGATTATATTAGAAGGTGATGAAAAAAATGCATTTAATTTCTTTTCACAACTCCAACAACAATACGGAGGCACATGGGATGGCGAAGAGTTATTAATTGATAATGAAGATTTTGGTTTTGTGAACTCTGTGAGTTACAGTTTTCTAGGAAATATAAATATTGGTGTTACATCATTAAATCTAAAAAAAGGATTTATCTATAATAATAAGAACGGACAGGATGCAGATTTTATCGGTATTCGTATAGGTTTTACGGGTAAATTTGAGGCTGAAAATTCTTTAAATCATGCGAATAGAGAATGCATATATATTTATAATGGCAATCAGGAGTTCTCAATAAAATCAGAAAAAGATTCCCCTTTAAAATGGGTGTTTATTCGGTTTCCTAAAGACAAATTTCATCTATTAGCAGATGATAGTGATACGGTGATTACTAAATTAATGGACAATAAAATGCCTTGGTTCTATTACAGTTCTTTATTGCCAGAAATTAATGTTTTGGTAAATGATATATTTAATGTGATGCATCAAAAAGATATTCGAAGAGGTATATTTTTAGGAAAAGCCATTGAAATATTAACCATGTTTAAACGTGTTTTAGAAACCAATAATCAAAAACACATTGCTTTTAATATTCATCCTTCTGATATTAAAGAAATGGTTACGCTTAAAGACCACCTTTTAATAGATTATGCTGTTCAACCTAATCTTAAAACATTAAGTGAAGATGTGGGTATGAGTTTATCAAAATTGCATAGAACTTTTAAAAAAGTATATGGAATGCCTATTCTACAATTTTTTAATAAACACAGAATAGAAGAAGCAGATAGATTAATAAGAAATACTGATAGGTCTTTTGTAGATATTAGTGATGCACTAGGTTATACGCACTTGTCGCACATGAGTAGAACTTATAAAAAACATTTTGGGTATTCACCTTCAGACGTAAAAAAGGTCTAG
- a CDS encoding arylsulfatase, which translates to MFTKSLQKSRNILLGLCLSVQPFISNAQEVKGLTVHESKDSKPAQLNFRENNLESAPNIVLVLLDDVGYAQMGHMGGQINTPAFDQIADEGLTYSRFHTTALCSPTRAALLTGRNHHEAETGAIMEIGTGNDGYTMMLPKEVGSFARVLQQEGYSTSWFGKNHNVPDWEASITGPFDRWPNDLGFDYFYGFLGGDTDQFHPALVENRSRKEAPATNVDGSRYHLTHDMADKAINYVQSVNAIAPNKPFFVYFSPGATHAPHQAPADYIKKYKGKFDAGWDVYREVAFNNMKQKGIIPADTELTPRPSSLPAWDSLTAEQKKVYANMMEVFAAFTEHTDTQVKRLRDSIEEMGKLDNTIFVYIAGDNGASAEGGVEGLLNEMAFFNGIPEKWEDKVEAVESGRLGSEDYFNHMPAAWAWAVNSPYQWTKQVASHLGGVRNAMTISYPNGIKARGEVRTQFTHVTDIAPTLLEVAGIEMPKEIDGATQKPIDGESLVATFDNENAIEEHTTQYFEILGNLGIYHDGWWAGAMRNVPWTSMSSDAIEITDMEWELYNLNEDFSQAKNLAKENPAKLEYMKYMFFAEAGKANALPIDDRRTERFRSSFRPSLTTGLTAFKYPNGLRIPEGATPFTKFQSYELKANLDGYKKGNQGVLITQGGRFGGFTLRVDKAGYVYYEYCNAVDKYSIKSSIKVPAGTKQIEAKVIMDEKKPYTPATIYLSFDGKKAGNGRIEKTLPNLYSLDETLDIGRDSGTAVTENYSVKNSKYTGILNNVELNLIDTFKISATSK; encoded by the coding sequence ATGTTTACAAAAAGCTTACAGAAATCAAGAAATATTTTATTAGGTCTTTGCCTATCGGTGCAACCGTTTATATCTAACGCACAAGAAGTAAAAGGATTAACAGTACATGAGTCTAAAGATTCTAAACCTGCTCAATTAAATTTTAGAGAAAATAATTTAGAATCTGCACCTAACATTGTGTTGGTTTTATTAGATGATGTTGGATATGCACAAATGGGTCATATGGGTGGTCAGATAAATACGCCTGCCTTTGATCAAATTGCAGACGAAGGTCTTACCTATTCAAGATTTCATACAACAGCTTTATGTTCGCCTACAAGAGCTGCTTTACTAACAGGTAGAAATCACCATGAAGCAGAAACTGGTGCTATTATGGAAATAGGTACAGGTAATGATGGTTATACAATGATGTTACCTAAAGAAGTTGGTTCTTTTGCAAGAGTGTTACAGCAAGAAGGTTATTCAACGTCTTGGTTTGGTAAAAATCATAATGTACCAGATTGGGAAGCATCCATTACAGGTCCTTTTGATAGATGGCCAAACGATTTAGGTTTTGATTATTTCTATGGATTCTTAGGCGGAGACACAGATCAGTTTCACCCTGCTTTAGTAGAAAACAGATCTAGAAAAGAAGCTCCAGCAACAAATGTAGATGGATCTAGGTATCATTTAACACATGATATGGCAGATAAGGCAATTAATTATGTACAATCTGTAAATGCTATTGCGCCAAATAAACCATTCTTTGTGTATTTTTCTCCAGGAGCTACACATGCGCCTCATCAAGCACCTGCAGACTATATTAAAAAGTACAAAGGTAAATTTGATGCAGGTTGGGATGTGTACCGTGAAGTTGCTTTCAATAACATGAAACAAAAAGGAATTATTCCTGCAGATACAGAATTAACACCTCGCCCTTCTTCTTTACCAGCATGGGATTCTCTTACAGCAGAACAAAAAAAGGTATATGCAAACATGATGGAAGTATTTGCTGCATTTACAGAACATACAGATACACAAGTAAAACGTCTGCGTGATTCTATTGAAGAAATGGGTAAATTAGACAATACTATTTTTGTATATATTGCTGGTGATAATGGTGCATCTGCAGAAGGTGGTGTAGAAGGTTTATTAAATGAGATGGCTTTCTTTAACGGAATTCCTGAGAAATGGGAAGATAAAGTTGAAGCAGTAGAAAGCGGACGTTTAGGTTCTGAAGATTACTTTAACCATATGCCTGCTGCATGGGCTTGGGCGGTTAATTCACCTTATCAATGGACCAAGCAAGTTGCCTCGCATTTAGGTGGTGTTAGAAATGCCATGACTATATCTTATCCAAATGGTATAAAAGCACGTGGAGAAGTTAGAACACAATTTACGCATGTTACTGATATTGCTCCTACTTTATTAGAAGTTGCAGGAATTGAAATGCCTAAAGAAATTGACGGTGCAACACAAAAACCAATTGATGGAGAATCTTTAGTAGCTACTTTTGATAACGAAAATGCAATTGAAGAACATACAACTCAATATTTTGAAATTCTTGGCAACCTTGGTATCTATCATGATGGATGGTGGGCTGGAGCAATGAGAAACGTTCCTTGGACATCAATGTCTTCTGATGCTATTGAGATTACAGATATGGAATGGGAATTATACAATTTAAATGAAGATTTTTCTCAAGCTAAAAACTTAGCAAAAGAGAACCCTGCTAAACTAGAATACATGAAATATATGTTCTTTGCAGAAGCAGGAAAAGCAAATGCACTTCCTATAGATGACCGTAGAACAGAACGTTTTAGATCTTCTTTTAGACCTTCTTTAACTACTGGCCTTACAGCGTTTAAATATCCAAATGGTTTAAGAATTCCTGAGGGAGCTACTCCATTTACAAAATTCCAATCTTATGAATTAAAGGCAAATTTAGACGGATATAAAAAAGGAAACCAAGGTGTATTAATTACTCAAGGAGGTAGATTTGGTGGGTTTACTCTTAGAGTGGATAAAGCTGGATATGTATATTATGAATATTGTAATGCAGTAGATAAATATTCAATTAAATCTTCTATAAAAGTACCTGCAGGTACAAAACAAATAGAAGCTAAAGTAATTATGGACGAGAAGAAACCCTATACACCAGCTACAATCTATTTATCTTTTGATGGTAAAAAAGCAGGTAATGGTCGTATTGAAAAAACACTACCTAACTTATATTCTTTAGATGAAACACTTGATATTGGTCGAGATTCTGGAACAGCAGTAACAGAAAACTATAGCGTAAAAAATTCTAAATACACAGGAATTTTAAATAACGTGGAGTTAAACTTGATTGATACTTTCAAGATATCAGCAACTAGTAAATAA
- a CDS encoding DUF481 domain-containing protein, whose product MTSNCKLYFLIPFLFLSYSSIGQILNIEKSRLDAGDSSHWVGNISLTYQLINQQIKTQGGGIKANLAHVGQANDYILIGDISYLNSEGFNLLQNGYVHARAEMMKDHKLSYELFTQIQYDQVKGMQERFLIGGNLRWSVYNKDKNSFVLAAGTFYENEEWYWEEYTNDATITTKAHPSIFRFNAYFTYRTDINDNVYFNLTTYFQPKYTSIEEFRISGIANLNFRITKNLFFKNSFTLWYDNAPYVPIDQLNYTLKNGISYNF is encoded by the coding sequence ATGACTTCTAACTGCAAACTATACTTTTTAATACCTTTTTTGTTCCTTTCTTATTCTTCAATAGGACAAATTTTAAATATTGAAAAATCAAGATTGGATGCTGGAGATTCCTCACATTGGGTAGGAAATATATCTCTTACTTATCAATTGATTAATCAGCAAATAAAAACACAAGGAGGTGGAATTAAAGCAAATCTTGCACATGTGGGGCAAGCAAATGATTATATTTTAATTGGTGATATCTCCTATCTAAATTCTGAAGGTTTTAACCTATTACAGAATGGATATGTTCATGCTAGAGCAGAAATGATGAAAGACCATAAGTTATCTTATGAGCTCTTTACACAAATTCAATACGACCAAGTAAAAGGTATGCAAGAACGTTTTCTTATTGGTGGTAACTTAAGGTGGTCTGTTTATAATAAAGATAAAAATAGTTTTGTGTTAGCTGCAGGAACATTCTATGAGAATGAAGAATGGTATTGGGAAGAATACACCAACGATGCTACAATTACCACAAAAGCCCACCCTTCTATTTTTAGGTTTAATGCCTATTTTACATACCGAACAGACATTAATGATAATGTTTATTTTAATTTAACTACCTATTTCCAACCCAAATATACTTCTATAGAAGAATTTAGAATTAGCGGAATTGCAAACCTTAATTTCCGTATCACTAAGAACCTATTCTTTAAAAATTCTTTCACATTATGGTATGACAATGCACCTTATGTGCCTATTGATCAGTTAAATTACACCTTAAAAAACGGTATTTCATACAACTTTTAA
- a CDS encoding putative RNA methyltransferase, protein MKFDSVSLSCPICNEKLEKENKTLHCSNGHSFDLAKEGYVNLLLSNQKKSKNPGDNKLMSASRREFLNSGAYFPLVERIAQLINEKYKDNVSPLAVVDAGCGEGYYMDSINKLVKNTTNFIGFDMSRDAIKLAAKKYKEIDFFVASINNVPLLSSSTDCIISIFSPINEKEFARILNDNGILITVTPNKQHLSGLANIIYDKAKEHDSKIGNLEGENFDLEKNDILTFTLNLDNNTDIMNLFRMTPYYYSSSKEKSEKVNELTTLETTIDFEINIFRKK, encoded by the coding sequence ATGAAATTTGATTCAGTAAGTTTATCTTGCCCTATTTGCAACGAAAAATTAGAGAAAGAAAATAAAACATTGCATTGCAGTAATGGTCATTCTTTTGATTTAGCCAAAGAAGGTTATGTGAATCTACTATTATCAAATCAAAAAAAATCTAAGAATCCTGGTGATAATAAATTGATGTCTGCATCGAGAAGAGAATTCTTAAATTCAGGAGCCTATTTTCCATTGGTAGAAAGGATTGCTCAACTTATTAATGAAAAATACAAGGATAATGTTTCTCCTTTAGCTGTTGTTGATGCAGGTTGTGGAGAGGGTTATTACATGGATTCTATCAACAAATTAGTAAAGAACACAACTAATTTTATTGGTTTTGATATGTCAAGAGATGCTATCAAATTGGCCGCAAAAAAATATAAAGAAATTGATTTTTTTGTAGCAAGTATTAATAATGTACCACTATTGAGTTCATCTACTGATTGTATTATTTCAATCTTCTCTCCTATTAACGAGAAAGAATTTGCTAGAATTTTAAACGATAATGGGATTCTTATTACTGTAACACCAAATAAACAACATTTATCTGGTCTCGCTAATATCATCTATGATAAAGCAAAAGAACACGACAGTAAAATTGGTAATTTAGAAGGTGAAAATTTTGACCTTGAAAAGAATGATATCCTTACATTTACCTTAAATCTTGATAACAATACGGATATCATGAACTTATTTAGAATGACACCTTATTATTATAGTTCTTCTAAGGAAAAATCTGAGAAAGTAAATGAATTGACGACATTAGAAACTACTATTGATTTCGAAATAAATATTTTCAGAAAAAAATAA
- a CDS encoding SPOR domain-containing protein, translating to MKGFLFLFLFLQTVIITEAQTRGLFLTSSTTDEYIVSRKFALVIGGDLYDGKPSWVNLNNPIYDAETIGEILKVDFNYDVQVLRNPTSNSLLQTLISYHTILNPTDRLFIFIAGHGDFDDKIFDDGFLVTKDSKPINQDPNRKTYISYTTLNNLINKLPAKQIFLCMDVCFSGAFNSQLKQYRSSKSTNMYSAMSAESYVQKKLKLTTRSVLTSGGIDPVLDGIKGSHSPFAYKLIEGLRVMQEQKTVITGNDLYNYVAMMESQPIIGYFGSNAPAADYVVGITNSSKGKVLQEQMAPPKEKVVHRGAASKIKEGVVYDKYFEEVIVQKFYIQLLSEPSFQELEKSIEKYNQFDIKMSQITINSKLWYRLYIGGFNDKTYAQKQLSILKKSHPSDQNIQASFIKELKITPSSTLNYNTIYTSSLTTVTLKGYSVQVFSDPMLSFTLTKAKEYKSVGMGKTYIEKVQVNGKDYYRLYINNFPDKNAAIKFKNQLVENTSDVNLKGAFIKSF from the coding sequence ATGAAAGGTTTTCTATTCCTATTTTTGTTTCTACAAACTGTCATAATAACTGAGGCTCAAACTAGGGGACTTTTTTTAACCTCCTCTACTACGGATGAGTATATTGTTAGCAGAAAATTTGCTTTAGTTATTGGAGGTGATCTTTATGATGGCAAACCTAGTTGGGTGAATTTAAATAACCCAATTTATGATGCTGAGACAATTGGAGAAATTCTTAAAGTAGATTTTAATTATGATGTTCAAGTTCTTCGTAACCCTACTTCAAATTCTTTATTACAAACGCTTATTTCTTATCATACGATCTTAAATCCAACAGATAGATTATTTATATTTATTGCAGGACATGGAGATTTTGATGACAAAATATTTGATGATGGTTTCTTAGTTACTAAAGATTCAAAACCTATCAATCAAGATCCCAATAGAAAGACGTATATATCTTATACAACACTCAATAACTTGATTAATAAATTACCGGCAAAACAAATTTTCTTATGCATGGATGTCTGCTTTAGCGGAGCATTTAATAGTCAGTTAAAACAATATAGAAGTAGTAAATCTACGAATATGTATTCCGCTATGTCTGCAGAAAGTTATGTTCAGAAAAAATTAAAATTAACAACAAGATCTGTTTTAACTTCTGGTGGTATTGATCCCGTTTTAGATGGAATTAAAGGTAGCCACTCTCCTTTTGCCTATAAATTAATTGAGGGATTAAGGGTAATGCAAGAGCAAAAAACCGTAATTACGGGTAACGACTTATACAACTACGTTGCTATGATGGAATCGCAGCCAATTATTGGTTATTTTGGAAGTAATGCACCCGCAGCCGATTATGTTGTTGGCATCACAAACTCATCAAAAGGTAAGGTTTTACAGGAACAAATGGCCCCTCCTAAAGAGAAAGTAGTACATAGAGGAGCAGCTTCGAAAATAAAAGAAGGTGTAGTTTATGATAAGTATTTTGAAGAAGTTATTGTACAGAAATTCTATATACAATTACTATCAGAACCATCGTTTCAAGAATTGGAAAAGAGTATAGAAAAATACAATCAATTTGATATTAAGATGTCACAAATTACTATTAACAGTAAATTATGGTATAGACTTTATATTGGAGGGTTTAATGATAAAACCTATGCACAGAAACAGCTATCTATCTTAAAAAAAAGCCATCCATCAGATCAAAATATTCAAGCTTCTTTTATAAAAGAGCTAAAAATCACTCCCTCTTCTACATTAAATTATAACACAATATATACTTCCAGTTTAACTACAGTAACATTAAAAGGATATAGTGTTCAAGTATTTTCTGATCCTATGTTGAGTTTTACATTAACTAAAGCAAAGGAATATAAAAGTGTTGGTATGGGAAAAACATATATTGAAAAAGTACAGGTTAATGGTAAAGATTATTACCGATTGTACATCAATAATTTTCCTGATAAAAATGCGGCTATTAAGTTTAAAAATCAATTAGTAGAAAATACTTCTGATGTAAACTTAAAGGGAGCTTTTATAAAGAGTTTTTAA
- a CDS encoding prolyl oligopeptidase family serine peptidase has protein sequence MERIWATSHDGVKVPTTIIYRKDKFNKDGSNPAVIEGYGSYGATLEEFYHSSFISYLDRGIIYVRPHIRGGGYLSLDWYEDGKYLKKENTFLDFIASTEAIIKNKYSSKGKIIARGGSAGGLLVGAVVNMRPDLYKAVVAEVPFVDVMNTMLDETIPLTIEEYKEWGNPNEAEYFKYMEAYSPYDNVKKQPYPNMLITTGFYDYNVPYWEGVKFGIKIREYTTAKNPIYIQVNMGAGHQGAAGKYPAYYEEAVIQQYIIKVLER, from the coding sequence ATAGAACGCATTTGGGCTACTTCTCATGATGGTGTTAAAGTACCTACAACTATTATTTATAGAAAAGATAAATTTAATAAAGATGGTTCTAACCCTGCTGTTATTGAAGGATATGGTTCTTATGGGGCAACTTTAGAAGAATTCTATCACTCTTCATTTATTAGTTATTTAGATAGAGGTATTATTTACGTTAGACCACATATTAGAGGTGGCGGTTATTTAAGTCTCGATTGGTATGAAGATGGTAAATATTTAAAAAAGGAAAATACGTTTTTAGATTTCATAGCTAGTACAGAAGCAATTATTAAAAATAAATATTCTTCTAAAGGAAAAATAATTGCCCGTGGTGGTTCTGCTGGTGGTTTATTAGTAGGTGCTGTAGTTAATATGAGACCAGATTTATATAAAGCAGTAGTGGCTGAAGTTCCTTTCGTTGATGTTATGAACACTATGTTAGATGAAACAATTCCTTTAACTATTGAAGAATATAAGGAATGGGGTAACCCTAATGAAGCAGAATATTTTAAATATATGGAAGCCTATTCACCTTATGATAATGTTAAAAAACAACCTTATCCGAATATGTTAATAACCACAGGCTTTTATGATTATAACGTTCCATATTGGGAAGGAGTGAAATTTGGTATTAAAATTAGAGAATATACAACAGCAAAGAACCCAATTTATATACAAGTAAATATGGGTGCAGGTCATCAAGGTGCTGCTGGTAAATATCCTGCTTATTATGAAGAAGCAGTAATCCAACAATATATCATAAAAGTATTGGAAAGGTAA
- a CDS encoding IS3 family transposase → MLGLNRQIYYRSKRKVKNNNSIASKVVDLVKKIRLKQTKIGTRKLYQLLLPELQLLNVGRDKLFDIMRANRLDIKPKKQYHVTTNSHHRFKKHKNLIEHLEIKRPEQVLVSDITYIGERSNPMYLSLVTDAYSKKIMGLNISDSLNANGAIAALKEAVHNRSYVDLPMIHHSDRGLQYCSHEYQRHLQENKIVCSMTESYNPYQNAVAERINGILKQEFILGIKINDLDLMNKFIRESVYIYNNERPHWSNYMKTPVEMHQQSEIKMRTYKSKNSTESTPDAINI, encoded by the coding sequence TTGCTTGGGTTAAATCGACAAATTTATTATCGTTCGAAAAGGAAAGTAAAAAACAATAATAGTATTGCATCTAAAGTAGTAGACTTAGTGAAAAAAATTCGTTTGAAGCAAACTAAAATAGGGACAAGGAAATTATATCAATTACTTCTTCCTGAATTGCAATTACTAAATGTAGGTCGAGATAAGCTTTTTGATATCATGAGGGCTAATCGACTCGATATCAAGCCTAAAAAACAATATCATGTCACTACAAATTCTCATCACAGGTTTAAAAAGCATAAAAATCTTATTGAACACTTGGAAATAAAAAGACCTGAACAAGTATTAGTTTCTGATATAACTTACATAGGTGAGCGAAGTAACCCAATGTACCTCTCCTTGGTAACAGATGCCTATTCTAAGAAAATAATGGGGTTAAATATATCAGATAGTTTGAATGCAAATGGAGCTATTGCAGCATTAAAAGAAGCAGTACACAATAGAAGCTATGTTGATTTACCAATGATACATCATTCAGATAGAGGACTACAATATTGTAGTCATGAGTATCAACGACATCTTCAGGAAAATAAAATAGTGTGCTCGATGACGGAATCTTACAACCCTTATCAAAATGCGGTAGCAGAAAGAATAAACGGAATTCTTAAGCAAGAATTTATTTTAGGAATAAAAATTAATGATCTCGATTTGATGAATAAATTTATTAGAGAATCTGTATATATTTACAATAATGAAAGGCCTCATTGGAGTAATTATATGAAGACACCTGTTGAGATGCATCAGCAAAGTGAAATAAAAATGAGAACTTATAAAAGTAAAAATAGCACCGAGTCTACACCCGATGCTATCAATATATAG
- a CDS encoding transposase produces the protein MNDHQEYQYTKRTQKDYSYSFKLQVVDEVERGEIGITAARLKYGIQGHATVRTWIRKYGNLDWDNKSDLKMGKTPEQKLLELEQKVLLLEKQKASLEKQLYVTDKKAIFFDMMIDIAEDEFNIPIRKKSLPKQLTNSKTKKK, from the coding sequence ATGAATGATCATCAAGAATATCAGTACACTAAGCGCACACAAAAAGATTACAGCTACTCTTTTAAATTACAAGTTGTAGATGAAGTGGAACGAGGAGAAATAGGTATAACAGCTGCAAGACTTAAATATGGAATCCAAGGTCATGCTACGGTCCGTACTTGGATAAGAAAGTATGGTAATTTAGATTGGGATAATAAATCTGATTTAAAAATGGGAAAGACACCAGAACAAAAATTATTGGAGCTAGAACAAAAGGTTCTATTATTAGAGAAGCAAAAAGCTTCTTTAGAAAAACAACTCTACGTAACAGATAAAAAAGCAATTTTCTTTGATATGATGATCGATATTGCTGAGGATGAGTTTAATATTCCGATTAGAAAAAAGTCTTTACCCAAGCAGTTGACCAATTCAAAAACGAAGAAAAAATAG